In the genome of Lathyrus oleraceus cultivar Zhongwan6 chromosome 4, CAAS_Psat_ZW6_1.0, whole genome shotgun sequence, the window cgggatgtggaacagggggacgttaTAATTGGCCgggtcattagtttattgtcagtccaatgtaaccaattattacatcatcaatgaatttttttttcattactatttcttttttattaaataataaaaattaaatattaataattaaaaaaaaaatagcagggggtgtatgcgccagatgaattggcgcatacaccaatCAAACATACATAGGCGCCACTaacattggcgcctcctcatgaggcccaatgtaggcgccactagcattggcgcctcctcacGAGGAGTATaatgcatgcgtcaatgctattggcgcctcctcttcatGCATTGGGGGTACGTCAATTCATCTGCCGCATCCTCTATCAAACCTGATTATTTTGGTAATATTTTTGAATAATtggttattttggaattatttttgaaaataatggttattttgaaaaaaaaatccaaaagtttgttttaatatatttgtaatattttaatacaaataaaataaaaaataaaattaattataaaaacaatgatatatttTATTAGTTCATAAATGTCTATTGATTGCTTACTCATTCCATCCTAAAATAAGAATAGTTTAAGGTTTTTATAAATTGTCATAAATGTATAGGAGAATAATGATTTGAAAGAAGTTTTAATTATTTAATGGCATTCTGAAAGAAATTGATATTGAAAAAGTAAAATAATGTTTATTTTGAGATAAATTTTGTTTGGCaaaataattttgaaatgaaGTACCTCTCTAATGAAAGTAAAGTTTTGAAAACTAAAAATAATGCAGCGTTGTTCAATAGCGAACCAAAATATTAGTTTTAAAAATTGGAGagtaaaaaaatataattatagcaaaatagaagataaataaataaatttaagtcagtaattttaaaagtatttgttttttaaattatgaATTTATATTGTGAAAAGTAATCTAATAATTTTAGATGTAATTGATGGTAATAAATTCAGAATCTGAAATTTAAAttctttgaaatataaaatataatatatatttttggtGACGATTAGGGCTTTCATTGATAGAATTTTTTTTGGTGACAACTCAGAATTTGAAATGTATATTCTTTTAAATTCAGAATGTAAGTAAATAGTTTTTTTTGGGGACGTTTCAGAATTTGAAACTTAAACTATTTAActcatataataaaaataataattttttaagtttgtttaatcaaatatatatttatttattagtaAAATGGGAGGATCAAAGGTCTAAAATGAGGAGACATTAGGCAACATGTCTCATAGACATTTGAACCGTTACTAAAAAAATTATCATCGAATCAGATACAACCATCAAAACTGGACAAATCTAGTTTGGTTAAAAAATCAGCACACTTAATAGTTTTTCTaaaaatgtgaatgaatgcaCTTCTTTAAaatgctgaaggagaagaagaatatgCCTAGCCAAAGTCGAACCTTGTTTAGACTTCAAAGGCGACTCTTGGAGAGCATCTGCTACTGTCTTTTTGCCATCTTGAACAATAAGGTTCTTGAAATCTCTCTTCCAAGCAAGCTCCAAACCCATAAGGACACCCCAGAATTCTGTAGCAAGACTATTGCAATCACCAATAGTCTTATGAAAGCCACAAAGTTATCTTTCTTGACTGTCACGAAAAACACCCCCACACTTAGTAAGCAATCTGCTAGTGGTAGCCCCGTCAGAATTAAAACAAACCCCGAAGGTGTGAAATACATAAGAAAGGGGGTTTAAATTGAGTTTtataaaacaaaagttttttaccaactcaagaacaccacttaaaagttaataacaaagagataaaaacacaagtattttattatcgttcgcttgaaactcaaagctactatAGTCCACCCTCCAAAGTGATTTCACCTTATACACACAgatttaatccactataatcaactgattagAATAATCACAAAGAAGCTTTTGTTTATTAAGTGGATCACTGGATTAAGATGCATATTATTGTTATTCATTCATTGAGCATGGTACATGTCATTGTAGTCAATGATATCATCTACTCCATGCATAGGTTGCCTCGAAGGCTCACGTCTCATTAATTCAAGATTATAAGAAGCATCATTTGGTTCATAAGTACAAATTGATTCATATCAACAAGTCCTTTTGGCCGACCTACAAGATTGGTGCATTATTATGGTCCATCACGTCTCATGGCGAGCATTCTTATTAAATGAGCATTTTTTTCTACTCATCTCGGGCCACGTCTAAAGAGCTATTTAACGGATGGCCTAGGATTTGCATTTCCTGGTCCTGACTTGAGAAAATTTCCTGAGGATTTAGATTCAATGTCTTTTAATTCctataagaaagaaaatgaaacAGTTTTCTATGGACTTCATAATAATGTTACTTTTGATCAAAAAATACAAATTTAGATGTACAAAACCATTCTTTTTCCATATGGGCACGATCCTTCTGAGATTAAATTTTGTAAGGGGCATAGTTTACAGTTATATTGGTAGACCTCATGATTTACACACAGCCATGGCCTATGATCTAAAGACTTGAGGACATTACAATAAAAAAGTATATAAGCTTAAAACATCATGACAGTTGACCACGACAACTCCATGCACTCTCTTCTCCAAAACACTTCCAGAAGCAGTAAACTTGGTATCATGAGTGAAACCTGCAGGATTCAAAGAAACAATGAGTAAGGATTTTCCCAAAGAGATTAtgatcaaaagaagaaaaactgTCACAAGCTGCCGAACGGAAAAACAGCAAAAACAAGCCGTCACACCCAAAAAACAAAAAACGGCTACAGACGCAAGTTCAGAGTATTCCTCCCACAGCAGGCCATGTTGCAGACCTTGGCAACATTATTGTCCTTCAATGGCAGGATGGTTAACAACTCCAAGACAGATGATTCAGTTccagaatgttgatgttaataaCTGGATAGGGATTTGGTCGGTAGCAGAGATGTTAAACAATCGAGAAAACTAACATGCTAAACACAGTTGAGAGTATCTCTTAGCCTACACTTGGAAATGAGGATACATTTAAAGATTCACCTTTTTGGGACATAAGGTTTAGCTATAGCGGCAGGACCATTGCATTATGAATCATCAATTAAAGACGGGATTGGTTTAAACGCCATAATGCTCCAAACCAAAACAGTGCCAGGGTATGCTTCAAAAAAAAACCTGTTACAATAGAACCTATTATCAGAGAACCATGACAGATGCTGAACCATGACAAGAAGAAACCTGTTACCAAACCATCTAACCTTGATCAAATATACGATCTAAAAACTGCACAAACCACTACTGCATCACCAAGCATAGCAACCCACAAATCAGCTCACGCACAAGCAAAGTAtccaaaacaaaaataatcattaccatagcaaaatttcattcaaacttctaacacaatagCTAACAACATCACATTCCAAGTTAACAGGTTTTCAGCATATGACTAACCTCATGGTAATAGAATCACAGGAGCAATCATGACTACCACCATGTAAAACACAGTAGACTAGCAATCCAAGCTCAGCCATCAACAAGGTTAACGTCCATACAAGTATCATCAAGCATCCTGAATATCATACAGATCACCTACCAAATACCAAAACAAGTATCAAACATGGCATCAATTTAATGGTCATAAGACTTGTAAGCACACAATTGTTATGATAAACCAAAGGCAAAGATTCACAGGATTCGAAAATACTTGAGCAGCAATTCATACCTAAATGTATTAAGTCCTCACATCAGCAAAAACGGAAGAAGTGTTGTGAATCGAAGTTGAGAAGTCATCAATTAAGGTTAAATTATATGCCAGTAAATACCAATTTCCTTACCTCAATTGTTGAAGGTTTCACCGCAGTAAAAACTAGATGGGAGATTCAGTGAAGACGGCCACGCATTTGGAGATTTTTTGGGACCACAATCAAATCCGTTTCCTACCACATTTACACTAGTCCCCACCAAAATCTAAAGAAATATTTGATGCTAACGGAATGATTCCTTTTTGCACCACCTGCCAAGGATCCACACACGATTTTGGGGAGCTCATTTCACTCTATAAAAAGGAAAGCTAATCGATTGAAAAAGGAGAGAAGAAAAATACCGTCACTCTGCTGAAATCCCAAACGAACCTTACACCGAAAAGCTCCGCTAAAACTCTGTATTTCAACTCTGATTTTCACACTGAAAATCAGGGTTTGAAGAGCTTGACCCCTTCAATCGCGTGCAAAAGGAAATGACAATCAATTAGAGGAGAAAGTCAGAATCAGACAGAAAACAAGGAGTGGATACAGAAGGATAGAAAGAAAAGGAAGAAACTTGAAACAACAAGCAAAAGAAGAGGGACAACGTCATACATACTCACCGAAGGTAATCATGGCCGTCAGGTCTTCGTCGGGGCTACGATGCTCCGGCGGAATCTTTCGCTTTTATTTTGCTTTAAAGTGCTTTGACCTTGTATTTTGACTCGTTAATTTCTACTGTTGATTGTGATATAGAAAACGGGTTAGAAGCTAAGTTTAGGTTTTCCTTTGAGGTTCCGATTCGCTATTGTTTTCTAGATCCCGTCGAGGATTTGGAGGTTTGAGGGGATTATGGTCGTTTGTCACGTTGGAAGTTTTGAACTTCATGTTCGAGTCCTGGTTTGTTTGAGGATGAACACCGAAGGGTGTTCATCGATTTCCTTTCAAAAAAAATTTCTCTCTCTGCAGTTTTGGATTGGGACCATGCACACGATTTAATAGGGAGAGGATATTTTCCAGAAAGAATGAAGAGTCGTTTTAAGAGAGAGAgacaaaattattttgatttatttcttTGCTTTAAGGGGTGATTGTTTCttcttttaaaatattattaagaGTAAATTAATGTTATTGATGATAGATACTTGGGTGTTGTCAGATTATGTTCCCAAAATCTTTATGATGTTATCAATGAACAATGATGCGCGTGGCGGTAGGTAAACCGAGGCCAACCTTTTCTCTTCTCGGCGGTACCACTTGGCTGAGTAGGAGAGGATTTTGGGCCTTGTGGCCCATCCCGAAAATAACACTACTTTAAGTCCCTTGGGCCTTCTTTGATCCAATGTTTAGGGcctaactttttatttatttcccaaACATTCCAATTTGGTCTACTTGGTTTATGAGCTATTCTTGattgttttaattaaaattaagatAACACTAATATTAGAAATATTTATTAGTTCGGTTTCGATTACTATTTTCAACTCTTCTTTTTATCTTGTTATAATATTATAATTAGTTAAATGGTGGATTAATGGTTAACGTCAACAAATAATTTACTTTATTTTCTAATAAATAAGTTTGACGTTGGTCCAATACCAAATAGTCTTTCCCAAAAGtatattaattctaaataaattcaaattcaccgtatttaaatagtattctcttaaaaattatttaatttaattttgaatgaaaaggagaatagtaagcctccgcttcactatctctcgactattcgaacaattggcgtacgccatattgctcggattttcgtcattcatttaaaaccctaaaactccataaaattaaaatcactccaccaattaattataaattctaaaagttttatttttaataattaatctttgaatgaaaaggagaatagtgagcattcacttcattatctctcgattattcgaataatcggcgtacgccatattgctcggattttcgtcattcaattaaaaccctaataatcatacaatttcaaatcaatttttcaaatcaaacataggttctaaattcaaattatttctaaacttcaaccatcatattcaaatcattttccaaatcaactacaaattctaaaacatttaattctaaatttatgataataaagaggataggaggcgtacgcctcactatctttcgattattcgaataattggcgtacgccacattgctcgagtttttgtcatcaaacttaaaacacaatcgaataaactcaaatcacctCTTATATAAAACCCAATTTTACAAAATAAACTATACAACTGCAttagagaatgggaggcgtacgcctcaccaatccttgattatttgaataattggcgtacgccaccTTGCTCAAATAATCgacaaatccaaacctaccaaccCAAAATTCAAGCTATCTTCATAAATCGAATACAATATCTAAACATAtctttttacaatttaaacctcgggtgataaaagatgggaggcgtacgcctcaccgtctctcgattatttggataattggcgtacgccatattaCACAAActatcgacttccgactaaaacacgttaaataaacttggataagggaataggtggcgtacgcctcgttattctttgaataagcaagtaggaggcgtacgcctcactaccgtgcgtattcaacatccacaaacaaactttcaaaacaattcgaacgaaaagggaatagaaggcgcacgccttattattcctcgaaagaattgaacgattggtgtacaccatattgctcaatctttcgtcgttcctcaaatcatcaacaaatcaaacctaacttctcgccctcgagcgatcgaaaccaatcaaatccaaacacgtcaattcaactcgtcacccccgcgtgaccaaaaccctttcaaaaagaacactgtcaatcctttctaatgcgcacaacaaaccagtgctagagcctccaccgagagtagacaagccagtgtttagccgttagaacgccgacctacacagtcgttcatcaaaacaaaacacaaccaatattcgtagtagcccgaactacgaatgctctgatttccttattgcaccataaggatacgtaggcaggagattgctgtatcttcgcgagcacactaataaaaaacctcccatttcccccatcctgaggtcttcatccacatctatcatcaattctaattactcgaagcaagcagataaacagtcaattaacagtcaaatagcaaaatcagactaaaaggttcccgttgagtacaacggacgtgaggggtgctaataccttccccttgcgtaatcgactcccgaacccgaatatggttgcgacgaccattattcttatttctaaaggttttctcgatattttcctattccttcattggaataaataaagttcggtggcgactctgtttcgaacaacatcttttttccgcgtcctatcgcgagggatcgcattatcatctttttttgaggtgcgacaatTACATGCGACTCTATATGACTAATGCACAAATACAAGCTATTCAAAATCCTTTGATTCTTAGTAAAATTGGTGTCCCCACAACGACAATAAAGTGGATGATTTTTTCTGAAATGAGTCATCTTATATCAAATGTATATGACTGAGTTTTAGTTTAGTTTACAAGACATAGTTTTTCGTAAATCGTTTTCCCTCTGCTAAGTTGCCCTCCAAATAATTTAAATGGCCGGGTTGTCTTGATTAGACAGATTGCTACTAAGATGCATTTTATACAAGCTTATTTGAAACGAGGGTGTCCTCTACCACCAACATTCGTAGAATGGAGAGAACGTCTTAAGGAAGAAACATCTGAGTGAGAACTTTGCTTTTTTGGATAGGATGCATGAGTTCTAGAAATTAAATGATGTTGAAAAATAATACAATAGAAAAAAGTCTAATGCGAAAagttcaataaatttaaaaagatGTCATCGATTTTGATGCATTTTAATCGTATGTACTTCTAATTTTGTTGATTCACTATGTTCATTTTTATTCTTATATCTTCATTTTAAGATGTCCAAACATAATCTAAGCGTATAAATAAAGCATTACTTTTGAAAACAAATTAATTGTTGAGTTTCTAGTAAGAGATGAGTCCTCTTCAATTCTGGACAAATTCTACATAAGAGTTTTTAAATGTTGTGAAACTGAAGTTATTAGACTAAGGTTTTGCTTAAATTGATGCAATGAGATGATATGAAGTGATATGAGATGAAATAGAATAAGATTACATTGTTTGAGTTAATTAAAATCAGATCCAgtataataaaattttattattctattttatttcatttcatcactTTTCATTAGCATTGTTTCCCTTAGATATGAGGAATAAAAAATTACATCACTTTCTACTAGTATTGATCACTTTCTACGAGTATTGTTCCCTTTAATATGAGCAGAATGAAAATTTTCATCACTTTCCATCAGTATTGTTTCTCTTTTATATGAGCAGAATCAAAAACTTACTTTGTTTTTATCGCTAATTATTCaaataataaagtaataaaatttctatttcactctattctatttttgctaaATTTCAATAACTCTATTTATCTTAAGATATTAAAATATAATCTAAAATAATANNNNNNNNNNNNNNNNNNNNNNNNNNNNNNNNNNNNNNNNNNNNNNNNNNNNNNNNNNNNNNNNNNNNNNNNNNNNNNNNNNNNNNNNNNNNNNNNNNNNNNNNNNNNNNNNNNNNNNNNNNNNNNNNNNNNNNNNNNNNNNNNNNNNNNNNNNNNNNNNNNNNNNNNNNNNNNNNNNNNNNNNNNNNNNNNNNNNNNNNNNNNNNNNNNNNNNNNNNNNNNNNNNNNNNNNNNNNNNNNNNNNNNNNNNNNNNNNNNNNNNNNNNNNNNNNNNNNNNNNNNNNNNNNNNNNNNNNNNNNNNNNNNNNNNNNNNNNNNNNNNNNNNNNNNNNNNNNNNNNNNNNNNNNNNNNNNNNNNNNNNNNNNNNNNNNNNNNNNNNNNNNNNNNNNNNNNNNNNNNNNNNNNNNNNNNNNNNNNNNNNNNNNNNNNNNNNNNNNNNNNNNNNNNNNNNNNNNNNNNNNNNNNNNNNNNNNNNNNNNNNNNNNNNNNNNNNNNNNNNNNNNNNNNNNNNNNNNNNNNNNNNNNNNNNNNNNNNNNNNNNNNNNNNNNNNNNNNNNNNNNNNNNNNNNNNNNNNNNNNNNNNNNNNNNNNNNNNNNNNNNNNNNNNNNNNNNNNNNNNNNNNNNNNNNNNNNNNNNNNNNNNNNNNNNNNNNNNNNNNNNNNNNNNNNNNNNNNNNNNNNNNNNNNNNNNNNNNNNNNNNNNNNNNNNNNNNNNNNNNNNNNNNNNNNNNNNNNNNNNNNNNNNNNNNNNNNNNNNNNNNNNNNNNNNNNNNNNNNNNNNNNNNNNNNNNNNNNNNNNNNNNNNNNNNNNNNNNNNNNNNNNNNNNNNNNNNNNCCGAACAAAAAAAATGTCAAGCAAGAAGAAACACAAACGAAAAACACAGCGACAACGATGAAGACGACGACGTTTCTACTACCGCTACTGCGCTTCGTCTCAACTCCCAACACCACCACGGCCACGACATCCAGTAATCAACCCCATCAAAACCTGAGCAACAAAGGATCATCAATAGGAGGAACAGGTGAACCCTTAGCACCATCAAAATCGACGCTATACGTTTCTAATCTAGATTACTCCCTAACAAACTCCGATCTCCATACGCTCTTCTCTACTTTCGGCCGCATCGCGCGTGTAACCATTCTCAAAGACCGTCACACGCTCCTAAGCAGCGGTGTCGCGTTTGTCCAATTCGTTTCTCGTAATGACGCCCAACGCGTCGTGGCGGAGATGAAAAGAAGATTCTCATGGAGGACTCTAACTGCTTCTATTGCTGCTGATAATGGACGTGCTCCGGAGTTTATTCGGAAGCGCGTGTACAATACTGAGACTGCTTTGTGTTATGAGTGTGGGGGGCATGGTCATTTGCCGTATGAGTGTCCTAAGAATCAGTTGGGGCCGAGGCCGCGGCCTCAGCCTAAGAAGCCGCGACGGGGATTTAGTGGGCTGAGGGATAGGGATGGGGAGGAGGAAGGTGATGATGATGAGGAGGAGGAGGGTCAGATTGCTGCGGAGCAGTTTGACGATAATTGGGCTTCTGTTGTGGATGATGAAGCGGGTGAAAGGTTGCTGGGGAGAAACAGAAATGATGATGAGGGTTTAGACAACAACAAGACgaagaagaaagggaagaaaGTGGGTAGTTTGTGATGAGAgtgatcatgatgatgatgattgatcatgACTATGTAGCATTGACACTTCAGATTGAAGGTGTGTGTTTGGTATTCCGCATTACCGCATTATCAACTAGTCCTGTGTGTCGTGTCTATATATGTGCCAGTGTTCATATATCTAAATTgcaattttttgtttttatcaaGATATGGTGTAATGATGAAATTGGTTATATGTTATTGGCTTGGTTGGATGTGTTTATGGTTTTGATCACAAACACATGTTAGTTATTAGTTATTGTGGTAGTAATTAGTGATAGTGGTGGTGAATGGTGATGAGCATTTTGTGTATTCCATATTTTCATAGTTAATGAATGATGACAGACGAGTCTCTTATTTATCGGCTTAATTTAGCATTCAGTTTACCTGTAAAACAGAAAGGAAAAGCCTGTTCGTTATGTTTTATTTTGGTTCAGTTAAAAACATGTAATGTAATCAAATTGTAAACCCTGGTTTACTTTATGCACATCTTGTTATCATATAAGTAAGGTTTTTAATTACAGTTGTGGTGGTATGTTATGATATTTGATATGTAGATATTGTAGTCAGATATAGCTGGATTTGATGTGGTTGTTGAGATCTTGATGAAAAGCATAGGTTGTAGACTTGTAGTCACAATTACTGTCGCCGCGTTCTGTGGAAAGCAGTTTAAAACCATGGGTAACAGTTCTTCTGATTACCTTTACTCTTTGATGTCTACTGAGCATTTATGCAGATTGATGAGTATTCTCAAGTTTCTCTTAGAATGCTTAAATTGCTTCTCCCAGAGAAAATGTGGTATCCTTTTCATGCATAATCACTTGGCTGAGCTGGAGAATAATACTAATTTGTGCCTCACCCTCGACACTAGGCTTTAAATTATAGGTTTAATTATTCTGTAACTTTTGAACCATGGGCTAATCTTGAATGTCATTGTAATGATATGTAGAAAAAGTAATTGGTTATTGTTATGCTATTTCCTTTCTTTCTGATTATGGCTTTGAATCGGATTAAGTATAGTATATTATATGGAGTTTGGGGTCAATTGTTACTGTTGTACTTTGGTTTTAAGCATTGTTGGTTTTGGATATATCTATAACTCTGAAACCATATTCAGTTGACAGTTTATATAACCGATAGATACCATATTCAGATGTCTATATACTTTTGTATGCTCATATTTTTTACTAATTGCATCATTGTCTTATGGCACAAGTTAATGAAAATAGTAGAGTTCACATCCTCTATGAATAGGATTAACATGAAGCTTGATTACATAGTACGATAATTGTACTCAGATATAAAGATATTGGGAGTTTTGTGAAATTCAGGATATCGGTTTCTGAATTTTGTTGAAGTTGAGCAGATTCAAATAGGATTAATATgggtgttcttgaagaggaagtaggtaaaagtttggaattttttcaaaataataattatttttatttttttttcaaaataactaattatttaaaaaaattatcaaaataaccaggtttggtagaggatgcgtcagatgaactgGGGCACCCCCAATGCAtaaagaggaggcgtcaatagtattggcgcatgcattgcgctcctcacgaggaggcgccactagcattggcgcatgcattgcgctcctcatgaggaggcgccaatactagtggcgcctgcattgggcctcatgaggaggcgtcaatgctagtggcgcctagGTGCATTTGGTTGTGTGGGCGCTAATTCATCTGGCTGCATGTGATGGTAAGGTGGGCGTCAATCCCTCAAGCGCCCACATGTTTTgtccgtctctataaataccacgcattggatgcaatatttatcactcaaactcatctcctaatacaattcaaccaccatcaatttcaattttccctgtttcaacaatgtctgcatacattcaaaaacaaagtgctgatgtaatattttatgccgttgcggctccggtacagattcgactttggaacacaaatatgtttgaacgtcttaatcggacgttgtacagttggttagagggagaaatggagagggtgaacggattagaagaatacaatggcttgtgtccacgttcaaccaacacGGAGAATTACGCGAATTGGTGGATATTAAGACagaccaagacgctcgtaggatgatgcattacatgttcaaaattgttttgctggttgtaattgcatagttcTTTTGGATTGTATAATTATATGTGTTATGTTTATGCAATGGTACTTTCGTGacagacgtctaatatgaaataaatttaatttttcatatattgcaatagaggtacatgtaaatttatctggttgtgctcattctaacactaggacagttattacgattgtgacctagttgacggcatgaactacatagtctaaccattttgttcgccgtatccatttcggttcgaattcggatgctgtttgggcgacccttttcttccttcgcataacttcgttgtgccagacgatgtcccctgatattctggccaataatcctcttttgccactacgaaaaaactaattttataaacatttgaaagactgacgattttgtaaacttcagataacaagtatgatggatcccttcgaacctttgagcatgccgcaagGACATGGGAGcgggggtacgaaaggcttggaactttctgcagttgcactaacctctatctagttcgactctgtactgtcccatcggcatgcccttattgtgatccatggactcgacaacactaaaccaacctttactttggtcaaagaccgtaaccacatgtgt includes:
- the LOC127137582 gene encoding U11/U12 small nuclear ribonucleoprotein 31 kDa protein — encoded protein: MKTTTFLLPLLRFVSTPNTTTATTSSNQPHQNLSNKGSSIGGTGEPLAPSKSTLYVSNLDYSLTNSDLHTLFSTFGRIARVTILKDRHTLLSSGVAFVQFVSRNDAQRVVAEMKRRFSWRTLTASIAADNGRAPEFIRKRVYNTETALCYECGGHGHLPYECPKNQLGPRPRPQPKKPRRGFSGLRDRDGEEEGDDDEEEEGQIAAEQFDDNWASVVDDEAGERLLGRNRNDDEGLDNNKTKKKGKKVGSL